One part of the Sciurus carolinensis chromosome 4, mSciCar1.2, whole genome shotgun sequence genome encodes these proteins:
- the LOC124982683 gene encoding disintegrin and metalloproteinase domain-containing protein 25-like: MAVGEALVHVRINVLQLCLGTLLFLSGWAQIGHSQHHGPPEVVTPLRITGTKRGMRPPDWLSYSLHFGGQRHIIHMKAKKFLVSKPFSVFTYTNQGALLEDHPFVQRDCYYHGYVEGDPESLVVLSTCLEGFQGMLEIHDTLYEIKPKRLSARFEHLVYKLHREKTQFPPMRCGLTEEEIGRQLKLQRRENSILRQSSYEGWWTHTRFLETVLVVDYERFLYKKSNVSLVIEEVFVIVNHVHSLLSKLDVDLSLLGIEVWNEKNLVSVTNDISRLLDDFCSWKRASLESRIKHDLVHLLAKQDFSIYLGISYIGTVCAPGLGCGVDRVMGDKPFEFSLTITHEIGHNLGIFHDAVICACGQPRCMMSREPTYGTRFSNCSYAHMWENFPSMNCMHKAPKQENVFRGTGCGNGVVDEGEECDCGSLDLCTNHPCCSENCALKFGAECASGLCCEECLLQPSGKVCREKDSECDLPEWCNGTSPECPEDVYVQDGVPCMGGGYCHEKRCNARDEQCRQIFGKESRSARESCYTKMNSRGDRFGNCGLSGDHYVRCNTSDFLCGRVQCENVEEIPSLRGHTTVHWIDFNGVTCWGTDYHFGMTVPDIGDVKDGTECGTGRVCIHRKCVSMSLWSSDCSPKTCDMKGICNNKHHCHCDPNWEPPNCMKEGHGGSVDSGPPPGKIVVNETVPGVSLHFDADSKPMTLENK; the protein is encoded by the exons ATGGCTGTGGGTGAGGCCCTGGTACATGTGAGGATCAATGTCCTGCAGCTCTGCCTGGGCACCTTGCTCTTCCTTTCTGGATGGGCCCAGATTGGGCACTCTCAACACCACGGCCCCCCAGAAGTAGTAACACCTTTGAGGATAACTGGCACCAAGAGAGGCATGAGGCCCCCTGACTGGCTTTCCTACAGCCTGCACTTTGGAGGCCAGAGACACATCATCCACATGAAGGCCAAGAAATTTCTGGTATCCAAACCCTTCTCTGTGTTCACCTACACAAACCAGGGTGCTTTGCTTGAGGACCACCCTTTTGTCCAGAGGGACTGCTACTATCATGGTTATGTGGAAGGGGATCCAGAATCCCTGGTTGTTCTTAGCACCTGTTTGGAGGGCTTTCAAGGAATGCTAGAGATCCATGACACTCTTTATGAAATCAAACCCAAAAGACTTTCTGCCAGATTTGAACATCTGGTTTATAAGTTGCACAGAGAGAAGACACAATTCCCACCCATGAGATGTGGactaacagaagaagaaataggacgGCAACTGAAGCTTCAAAGGAGAGAGAATTCCATTCTGAGGCAAAGCAGCTATGAAGGCTGGTGGACCCACACAAGGTTTCTTGAAACAGTTTTGGTTGTAGACTATGAGCGATTCCTTTATAAGAAAAGTAATGTCTCACTTGTGATAGAGGAAGTATTTGTCATTGTCAATCATGTACATTCCCTTTTAAGTAAATTGGATGTTGATTTGAGTTTACTTGGAATTGAGGTGTGGAATGAAAAGAACCTTGTCAGTGTGACTAATGACATATCTAGACTCCTGGATGATTTTTGCAGTTGGAAGAGAGCCAGCCTTGAATCTCGTATAAAACATGACCTTGTACATTTATTGGCAAAACAAGATTTCAGTATATATCTTGGCATATCATATATTGGAACTGTATGTGCACCTGGTTTGGGATGTGGAGTGGATCGTGTCATGGGTGATAAACCATTTGAATTTTCACTTACCATAACACATGAGATTGGACATAATCTAGGTATATTCCATGATGCAGTAATATGTGCATGTGGGCAGCCCCGCTGCATGATGTCTAGAGAACCAACATATGGCACAAGATTCAGCAATTGCAGTTACGCTCATATGTGGGAAAACTTTCCATCTATGAACTGTATGCACAAAGCACCAAAACAAGAGAATGTCTTTAGGGGGACTGGGTGTGGGAATGGTGTGGTTGATGAAGGAGAGGAGTGTGACTGTGGATCCCTGGATTTGTGTACAAATCATCCATGTTGTTCAGAAAACTGCGCTCTGAAATTTGGGGCTGAATGTGCTTCTGGCCTTTGTTGTGAAGAATGCCTACTCCAGCCATCAGGTAAAGTGTGTAGAGAAAAAGACAGTGAGTGTGATCTTCCAGAGTGGTGCAATGGCACTTCGCCCGAGTGTCCAGAAGACGTGTATGTGCAGGATGGGGTCCCTTGCATGGGCGGCGGCTACTGCCACGAGAAGAGATGCAATGCACGTGATGAACAGTGCAGACAGATCTTTGGCAAGGAATCCAGGAGTGCACGGGAGAGTTGCTACACAAAAATGAACAGCCGAGGTGACCGCTTTGGTAACTGTGGTCTCAGTGGTGACCACTATGTAAGGTGTAATACATCAGATTTCCTCTGTGGAAGAGTGCAGTGTGAGAATGTTGAAGAAATTCCTTCTCTGAGAGGTCACACTACTGTGCATTGGATTGACTTCAATGGTGTCACCTGCTGGGGTACTGACTATCATTTTGGGATGACGGTACCAGATATTGGTGATGTGAAAGATGGCACAGAATGTGGTACTGGACGTGTGTGTATCCACCGGAAGTGTGTCTCTATGTCCTTGTGGTCAAGTGATTGTTCTCCAAAGACCTGTGATATGAAAGGGATCTGCAACAACAAACATCACTGCCATTGTGACCCTAACTGGGAGCCCCCCAACTGCATGAAAGAAGGCCATGGAGGAAGTGTTGACAGTGGTCCACCCCCTGGGAAAATAGTAGTGAACGAAACTGTGCCA GGGGTTTCACTTCATTTTGATGCTGACTCTAAGCCAATGACCCTTGAGAACAAGTAA